One Arachis hypogaea cultivar Tifrunner chromosome 18, arahy.Tifrunner.gnm2.J5K5, whole genome shotgun sequence genomic window, CCTCTGTGGCAATGACGGCCATCTCATCCATAAGCTGACGCCATTCTGGCTTCGGTGCAATTGGGGCGTTCATACCGTGCTCTAAGGTGGCAGCAGTGAACCTTTGAAGTGTTCTGAAGCACAAATGCTGCTCCCCGAATGACTGCTCAATTACTTCACCCTGAACCGTGACACGAAGTGATCCATGGACAGTGTCCGGAGGTTGGGAGAGGATAGCAAGGTGAGTAGGCCCGCCTCCTCTTCCAACCGTCCCGCCGCGACCATGGAACATTGTTAGCTTGACCCCATACTTCTTGGCTACCTTTATAAGATCCTCTTGAGCCTTATACAGCTGCCATGCTGCAGAGAATCTTCCGGCATCTTTTCCGGAATCGGAGTACCCAATCATGACTTCTTGCTTCCCATTGATCCTGTTTCTATACCATTCTACCGAAAACAAGCGAGCCAAGGCGGCCGGAGCAGCCTCGAGATCTGCGAGCTTCTCAAACAACGGGACAACTCTTAACGGATGCCTGATCCGGCATTCGCGTTGAAGAAGCTCAACCGCCAGCACATCGGACGGTGCGGTTGCCATTGATATGATATAGGCTCCGAAGTTATCTGCTGGAAGCTCTGCTATGACATGAAATGTGTCCAGAACGTCTCTGATTTCTTCGGTTGTTGGAAGGTCAGGTCCAAACAACGGTCGCTTCCCGCTTAATTCTTCTAGAAGCCACTCTTGTCTCTTCTCCTCCGACCATTCCTGGTAGGATCCGATTCCCAAATGCTTTGTGATGGCATCCATCACGTCCGTGTGACGGTCCGACTCTTGCCTGATGTCAAGCCTTACTAGTGACAGTCCGAAGGTGGAAACTTGTCTTAAGAAATCAAGAAGGGTTCCGTCAGCAATTGCGCGATCGCCACAAGCACACAGTGATCTGTAACATAGCTCAAGAGGCTCCAGGAACTGCAAATATTGTTAGCTCTCGTAGTTAGTATTTGCTTCTCAAAACACACTGTATTGTGTTGAACTCTTGCTTTCAAAAACAATATACCTCCTCCACATTGGTGAAAGTTGCTTCCTCTGGAATGTCAGAGTAACCCTGAGCGAGTAAATGGCGAGACCGCTCCCGAGTCTTGTACAGTCTATCCCTCACATCACCCAGTATCACACGATACGGTTCATTTGCCGGAATCTTTTTCCAAAATTCTGCATCACAAACACACTTTCTAAGTTTCAAGACAAGTAACCTTTAGCTCCATTGCAATGTAACCTTGCATACCTATATAGTGTTTTGCAACTTCATCTTTCTTGAATGATCCGTGAAGTTCGTCCGCGCGAACGCGTAGCTCATCGTTGCAGCGCCACATAGACAACTACAGAAATAACAACTGAAATCAGGAAAATGGATAGATCATTGTTTAGAAAGAAGGATGCAAGATTGAGAGGTGTAAATTACTTCAAACATAAGATCTTCTATCTGGGAATAATACAAATTAGCAGCCATCATTCTAGCTAGTAAGCAAACATCCCTTGTCACTTCAGGAGTCACTCTCGGATTACCTGAATCATCATATCAAACATGAATTATATGCTGACCCTTCCATTTTTAATGTACATTGAGAGAATGTTTCTTGCAACAATTAAGATCATACCATCGCGATCACCACCCATCCAAGATGAGAATTGAATAAGAGGAGCATTGTAAGGTACACGCTCATTTATCCCTATGTTCTTCAAAGCTGTGTCGAGCCGACGCAGAAATTTCGGCACGCCCATCCAAATTGTTTCGTGGAAGTAGCTCATTCCTGCTCTCATCTCATCTTGTGGTGTTGGAGGAGTTCTCCTGATTTCGTCCGTTCGAAATGCAGCTTGAATCTACACAAACAAAGGTTACATAAGAAGCTTATCGGAGATATAATTCTCTGCAGAACAACTTCAAACACCGATGATTAATAAAAATGCTTCACCATGTAAGAAATGAATCTTGGAATTACTTTAGttgtctttgtttcttttttaattcttcATTTGTAATAAGCTCCACTATAAGTGTTGAGCTCGCTCTttctttcaaaaagaaaaaatcttGGAATTATAAAGAATGAAGCACTTGATACCATTGTCTATATTCTTGATTGAATAAATATGTAGGAGTATATTTTCAGTACTATAAAAGTAcacaaattaagaaagaaaaagaaatcaccAAGATTGCTTTCTAGTTTGTATTGCTGAAATGTACTTGTCCTGTTCTAGTGGAAAAGATCAGATAGCATATGAATTACCAGTTAAGTGCGAATATTGTAATTTCATATCTAAAGGTGCAATTGAAGATTATAGATAGTTTAGAACTCCAACATTCTATCTAACAAGAACCGAAATAAGAGAAAGATTCGAATGATTTCGTCACTTACCTCCCTCTGCAGAGCCTCATCAAGCTCCTGCTTATCATCAGGAGTGATGTCTTTGGCGTACAGCTGAGATAAACAATTCCGGATCCTGAAGAAAGCATCCAAAATGGAGAAATCAatgtcaaaacaaataaaatgaataaaattgaaGAATATAGCAGCGAAACTATATTTTGATACAAACCTTCCATGCTTTTGAAGCAATGATCTACGAATGGATTGAGTAGGATGAGCAGTAAGAACCAGATCAACTGTCTGGTTCTTCAGCGCATCGAAAACTTCCTGAGGGGACTTCTTCAGGTTCAATACAAGTTTCTTGAGAGTTTCTTCAATGTCTGATTCAGTGGTTGCATTGTTCTCATCCACAAAATCACCCTTCTTCAACTTGTTCCTTCGGCGATGAGCAATCTGAACTTCTTCCGCTAAGTTGG contains:
- the LOC112771402 gene encoding phosphoenolpyruvate carboxylase encodes the protein MANRNLEKMASIDAQLRQLAPAKVSEDDKLIEYDALLLDRFLDILQDLHGEDLRETVQEVYELSAEYEGKHDPKKLEELGKVITSLDAGDSIVVAKSFSHMLNLANLAEEVQIAHRRRNKLKKGDFVDENNATTESDIEETLKKLVLNLKKSPQEVFDALKNQTVDLVLTAHPTQSIRRSLLQKHGRIRNCLSQLYAKDITPDDKQELDEALQREIQAAFRTDEIRRTPPTPQDEMRAGMSYFHETIWMGVPKFLRRLDTALKNIGINERVPYNAPLIQFSSWMGGDRDGNPRVTPEVTRDVCLLARMMAANLYYSQIEDLMFELSMWRCNDELRVRADELHGSFKKDEVAKHYIEFWKKIPANEPYRVILGDVRDRLYKTRERSRHLLAQGYSDIPEEATFTNVEEFLEPLELCYRSLCACGDRAIADGTLLDFLRQVSTFGLSLVRLDIRQESDRHTDVMDAITKHLGIGSYQEWSEEKRQEWLLEELSGKRPLFGPDLPTTEEIRDVLDTFHVIAELPADNFGAYIISMATAPSDVLAVELLQRECRIRHPLRVVPLFEKLADLEAAPAALARLFSVEWYRNRINGKQEVMIGYSDSGKDAGRFSAAWQLYKAQEDLIKVAKKYGVKLTMFHGRGGTVGRGGGPTHLAILSQPPDTVHGSLRVTVQGEVIEQSFGEQHLCFRTLQRFTAATLEHGMNAPIAPKPEWRQLMDEMAVIATEEYRSIVFKEPRFVEYFRLATPELEYGRMNIGSRPAKRKPSGGIETLRAIPWIFAWTQTRFHLPVWLGFGSAFKHVIQKDVRNLNMLQEMYNNWPFFRVTIDLVEMVFAKGDPGIAALNDRLLVSKDLWPFGEQLRNKYEETKKLLLQVAGHKDLLEGDPYLKQRLRLRDSYITTLNVFQAYTLKRIRDPNYNVNVRPRPRISKESLDISKSADELVSLNPTSEYAPGLEDTLILTMKGIAAGMQNTG